Within the Pseudomonas chlororaphis subsp. aurantiaca genome, the region ATGACCTGACTCGGGAGGACTTCGCAGCCCCCGCCATTCAGGAACTGCTGGGCAAATTGCACAAGGCGCTTCAGGACGGTCCCGGAGTCGCGGTGCTGCAGGGCATCGACATTACTCGCTTCACCGGCGAGGCCCTTGAACGTCTGTTCTGGGGGCTGGCCCTGCACCTGGGCCGCCCCGTGGTACAGAGCACTCGTGGCGATCGTATCGGCCATGTCCGCCACGAGCCGTCCAATCCCAAGAATCGCGGCTACCAGTCCAACAGAGAGCTGGGGTTCCACTCGGACGCCTTCGAGATCATCGGACTGCTGTGCCTCAGCGGGGCCGCCAGCGGCGGAACCACGGAAATTGTCAGTGGCCTGGCGGTACACAATCAGTTGGTGACCGAGAATCCGCAGTTGCTGCCGGCGCTGTATGAAGGTTATCCCTATGCCACAGCGGAACGCTCCCAGTCCCACACTCCGGTAACGGACTACCGGATTCCAGTGTTTTCCCGGGTCGGCAGTACGCTGAGTTCGATGTGCGTGGGCAATTACATGCG harbors:
- a CDS encoding TauD/TfdA family dioxygenase → MNIEHNRSSPVAVDDPAVWTAATLKSKADVLLNLGEPELQCIEQLLANSAHKPMHDLTREDFAAPAIQELLGKLHKALQDGPGVAVLQGIDITRFTGEALERLFWGLALHLGRPVVQSTRGDRIGHVRHEPSNPKNRGYQSNRELGFHSDAFEIIGLLCLSGAASGGTTEIVSGLAVHNQLVTENPQLLPALYEGYPYATAERSQSHTPVTDYRIPVFSRVGSTLSSMCVGNYMRAAAQTLGQAFPERLDAALKAFYDICNRKSFQLTFLLEPGEILFLNNYTTLHSRTEFQDSDTHKRHLLRLWLDVPNGRPVVPVLKARGTDYELLYLETDQDKQGNERHMASRTGTTR